The window GACGGACTCAACGCGGCCGCTCAGCAACAGGCGATTGCCCCCATCTTGCAGCTCAAGCCCGGAGCGAAGCCGACATTCAAGCAATTCACCGACAGCAATCTGAACGCGCCGCACGTGCTCGTGATCGACGATCTCGCACCGCCCTTCGGCGGCGCGAATCAGCCGGGGCACAGCATCGACTTGTGGTTCGTCGTCTGGGGCGACCTGGATAAAATCATGGCCCCGGCCTTTCTCAAGGCCCAGTTTCAGCCCGATTCGAAAGATCGCATCGACGCGCTCAAGCCGGAAGAGTTGCCCAGCGAAATCAAGGTCCAGCAGATTCCCGGCGGCAAGGATTATTTCGCTCACGGCCAGTTCACGATCTTTCCGAACGATCAGCGATTCCGAGTGGCCGCGACGGCCCATGCGATTCAAACACTCAATCAGGACTCTGGCACGCTCGCGGCGCTCATCGATCCTCGCTTCAATCAGAATGCCAAGTTCCCGAACGAATGTCGCCCCGTGCTGCGCGGTGCCAATGGGAACGTTCTCTCGGACCCCAAGGGTCAGCCGCAGTTGGGCCAGCCTGCGCTCTACACTTCCGCCGGCGGTTACGTGAAGATCACCAAGCTCGCGCAGCCGGCCGGGGCCCTGTTCGTCGAATACCACCTGGTCTACGACGAACCGGCAGCCTGGTTCGGCGGCAACCCGAACTCACTCCGCAGCAAGCTCCCCACCAAAACCGGCGACGACGTCCGCGCCTTCCGCCGCAAAGCCAAAGCGGCCAGTGCGGAAGAGAAGAAGTAGGGGCGCCGGCGCCGGAACTCCCCGCCGCGAATTGAAAGAGGATCAGAACAATTCAATGAATTGTTCTGGCCGCATTGTTGCGCACCACCCTGGACGAATCCCGTTGTTGCCCAGGCCCGGAGGGCCGAAAAGTAATAACCAAGATCGTCAGATCATGGTTTACGATCGCGTCGAATGCATCTCGAGGTCCGAAGGACCGGCACGGAGAAGCGAGTCAGACCGACGAGTAGCGCTGTCGCACGGCGTGCAACGTTTCTCGAGCAGCGCGGTACGCTCAGTTCTTACGAGGCGGGAGTGCCGGTCCTTGGGACCTTGGAAATTCGACCTCGCGGTATCGGATCCCGATCTTACGATCGGGCCTATTTCCTGACGGGCCGTCCGGCCCTGAAACTGCGATTCGGTTCGCAAGCGAACCGGATAACGAACGACCTCCGTCCTCCGATCTCTGACCTCTGACCTTCGTCCTTGGTGTCTTGTAGAGACAAAACTAATCGCTCTTGCTCGCCGGCCACGCCGATTTCAGCTCGCATACGGTCAACGACAGGACCTTAAGATTGCCGTCGGAGAACAGTTCCAGCCCGGCATTCTCCGGGTCCGGCAGGAAACACGAACTCATCGATACCTTGCCATCGTTGGCAAAGACTTCGATCGACGTGCGGTCGATGAGCATGCGGAGGGTTATCCGGCCGCTTGTGGCATCCAGCTTGGCCTCCCTGCCACGACAGGTCAGCGCCCTTGTCTCGGCCGAATACGTTACGGCTTCGCCTCTGCACTTGATGCCAAACCTTTTCGCGCCGGCGAGGTCTACCTGCAACTGGATATCGAACAGATCGCCTGAAACGTTCTTGAGAAGATTATCGCCTGGCTTGATGGTCGTGTCTTGCCAGGCGTAATTCTTTTCATAGATGCTCTTGATCTCTCCGACCGGCAGTCGGCAGATCCGAAGTCCGTCGGGGAACGAGCGAAGCGTCAGATCGCAAGGAAAGGTCATCTGCTGGTTGAAGGGCATCTCGGGATAGCGTCCTCCGCGCATCCACGCGATTTGGACTCGTCGCCCTGGCTGGCCGTCAATATCGCCCCAGGATTGAGTCGCGTAGAAGTTTGCCCCGAGGTCGCAGGGGAGTTGGCTGGTCTCCGGCGTGAACTTGGCGCCATCGAATTCTCCGATTGAGTATTTGCCGTTGCCGCGCACCAGCACCCATTTTTGTCGATTTAGGTCGCCATCGACCGGCAATTGAAACATATCGGGGCATTCGAACGAATCGGCGATTGCATACTTCTGGTCCTTCCACTCGAGCAGATTCTTCGAGGTGAAGAAGCGGTAGGCTCCTCCGTCGGAGAGCACCATGATCCAGCGCTTGTCCGGCTCATACCAAAAGACCTTCGGATCGCGTTCGGGATGGACGATGACGGGGTTCTTGTCGTATTTTTTCCAGGTGCGGCCGCTATCCAGGCTGTAGGAAATGCACTGGCTGCGGTTGTCGCCGCCGGCCCAGAAGGCCACCAGCGGCGGCGTCTTGGCGTCGGGCGCAAGTCCGGACGTGTTGTCTTTGTCGACGACTGCCCCGCCCGATTGCACACCGGCGCCGAAGCGGCCGTCTTCGCAGAAGGCGGGCTGGAGTTCGGTCCAATGGACTAGGTTCTTGCTCACGGCATGGATCCAGCACTTGTCCCAGCGCTGGGCGAAAAGGTGGTAAACACCTTGGAAGTAGATAAGGCCGTTCGGATCGTTCATCCAACCCTCTTCGCGCTGTCCGGGATTCAGCTTGGATTCGGTCCATTGCCGGGCCGAAAAGTGAAATTGAGGGCGGTATTTTTCCTGGTAGAGGTCGGTCCTCGGCGGGGCTTCGATACTTGACTGCTTTCTTGGCGCGGGCTTGGGCACGTCGATCCCCAATTTCTTTTGCCAGTCGAGCAACTTCGCTTTCAGCTCCGCGAATTTTTCCGGCATGGCAGCGATCAGGTTTTGCGTTTCATCCGGGTCTTTTTTGATATTGAACATCTCGAAGTGCCCGTCGCGATAGATTTCGACGAGCTTGAAGTCACCGTCGCGGCAAACGCCGCCGGCGCGGTCTGGCCAGGGTGCCGTGTCGGCCGGATAATGCCAGAATAGCGGCGCAGGGCGGTTGAGCTTCAGCTCGCCGCGCAGCAGCGGGACCAGGCTGGTGCCGTCGATTTTCTGCTGCGCGGGGATTTCCGCGCCGGTGATTTCGGCGAAAGTCGGATAGTAGTCGATGGTCAGCGTCGGCTGATCGCAGACGCTGCCGGGCTTGGTCACACCGGGCCAGCGAACGATCTGCGGGTCGCGAATCCCGCCCTCCCAGACCTGGCCTTTGGCGCCGCGCAGCCCGCCGTTGTTGGCAGTGCGTCCGTCGCCGCCGTTGTCGGAGAGGAGAAACACGACGGTGTTGTCGGCGATGCCGAGCCGATCGAGCGTGTCGAGAATCTTGCCCAAGCCGGCGTCGACGCGCTCGGCCATCGCGCCCATGTAGATATTGTCGGGCTGGCCGAGATGGTGCTTGTTGTCGAACTTCTTGCTCGAGCCGGGGCCATGCTTCGCGTCGTATTTCCGCCGATATTTCTCGACGAGTTCCGCAGGCGCGTCGAGGTCGGCATGGACCGCATACTCTGCGTAATACAAAAAGAACGGCTGCCCGCGGGCATGAGCGCGCTCGATGAATCCGACCGCCTCGTCGCTCAGCCGATCCGGCAAAAACTCATGCGGCGTGACTTCCGGCAGCGTGCGAATCTTGTCGAACGGGAAAAAGTAATCGCCGTCGGCGATGTACTTCGTTTCCGTGCCGATCACTTCGTCGAACCCGAATTGCTTCGAGCTGCCTTTCGGATTCTGGAAATGCGTGTCGAGGTGCCATTTGCCGATGTGGCAAGTGAGGTAACCGGCGACGGAGAGCATTTGGTTGACGGTGTACTCTTTATTCGGATCGAGATAGGTCGGCGAGTTGTAATCCAGGTAATCCTCGATGCCCGTCCGATGCGGGTATTGGCCGGTCATCAGCGATGCCCGCGTCGGCGAGCAGGTGGGCTGGCAGTAGGCCTCGGTGAATCTCATCGCCGTGGTCGCGAACTTGTCGATCCGCGGAGTCTCGTTGAACGTGTTGCCGTAGCACCCCAGCTCGCCCCAGCCCAGGTCGTCGATGAGCATGAAAATGATGTTGGGATGCTTGGCCGGCTGGATCGCTTGGGCTCGCGCCGCTGAAGCCGCGAGCATTGCAACAGCCATCGGCACGGAGACGATCCATTTGAGTTTGCAAGTCGTCATGGCAGCACCCTCGCTAACCACTTTCATTCCTCTGGACGGACGAATTCGCCTCGATCACGGCAATCACTTCCCGGTCCCAGGCGACGACGAAATCGACGAACTATCCAAAGGGGCTCGTCAGGAGTGGGCATGGCGGACATCCTACGGCGCCGCGCTGACGGCAAAGGGATTGATGACCGTCACGCCGTCGTAATTCTGCCCGGCGTTCAAGTCTTCACTGAAAACCGCGCGACATCCCATCTGCTTGGCTGCCGCGAGGATCGTGGCGTCCCAATAGCTCAATTGGAATCGCTGCTGAACATCGATGGCGGCGCGAAACAGTGCGGCGGTGAGGTCGAGGGTCGGAAAGACGAGCCACGTTTCGACTAATGCGGCGGCCGCGGTTGCGGAAAGTTTGAAGGGTCGCTTCGCCGAAGTGGCGTTGACGAAGAACTCGGCCGCCACTTGAACCG of the Pirellulales bacterium genome contains:
- a CDS encoding sulfatase-like hydrolase/transferase, with the protein product MTTCKLKWIVSVPMAVAMLAASAARAQAIQPAKHPNIIFMLIDDLGWGELGCYGNTFNETPRIDKFATTAMRFTEAYCQPTCSPTRASLMTGQYPHRTGIEDYLDYNSPTYLDPNKEYTVNQMLSVAGYLTCHIGKWHLDTHFQNPKGSSKQFGFDEVIGTETKYIADGDYFFPFDKIRTLPEVTPHEFLPDRLSDEAVGFIERAHARGQPFFLYYAEYAVHADLDAPAELVEKYRRKYDAKHGPGSSKKFDNKHHLGQPDNIYMGAMAERVDAGLGKILDTLDRLGIADNTVVFLLSDNGGDGRTANNGGLRGAKGQVWEGGIRDPQIVRWPGVTKPGSVCDQPTLTIDYYPTFAEITGAEIPAQQKIDGTSLVPLLRGELKLNRPAPLFWHYPADTAPWPDRAGGVCRDGDFKLVEIYRDGHFEMFNIKKDPDETQNLIAAMPEKFAELKAKLLDWQKKLGIDVPKPAPRKQSSIEAPPRTDLYQEKYRPQFHFSARQWTESKLNPGQREEGWMNDPNGLIYFQGVYHLFAQRWDKCWIHAVSKNLVHWTELQPAFCEDGRFGAGVQSGGAVVDKDNTSGLAPDAKTPPLVAFWAGGDNRSQCISYSLDSGRTWKKYDKNPVIVHPERDPKVFWYEPDKRWIMVLSDGGAYRFFTSKNLLEWKDQKYAIADSFECPDMFQLPVDGDLNRQKWVLVRGNGKYSIGEFDGAKFTPETSQLPCDLGANFYATQSWGDIDGQPGRRVQIAWMRGGRYPEMPFNQQMTFPCDLTLRSFPDGLRICRLPVGEIKSIYEKNYAWQDTTIKPGDNLLKNVSGDLFDIQLQVDLAGAKRFGIKCRGEAVTYSAETRALTCRGREAKLDATSGRITLRMLIDRTSIEVFANDGKVSMSSCFLPDPENAGLELFSDGNLKVLSLTVCELKSAWPASKSD
- a CDS encoding PIN domain-containing protein; the protein is MNAEISVDTNVLLYTIDEDPASVSKRQRAQQLLLSERWGWSVQVAAEFFVNATSAKRPFKLSATAAAALVETWLVFPTLDLTAALFRAAIDVQQRFQLSYWDATILAAAKQMGCRAVFSEDLNAGQNYDGVTVINPFAVSAAP